A stretch of the Acetomicrobium thermoterrenum DSM 13490 genome encodes the following:
- a CDS encoding V-type ATP synthase subunit A, giving the protein MGETARKQIKGSITRISGPLVVASGMAGASMYDVVQVGDLGLVGEIIELKGDSAFIQVYEETSGLKPKEPVISTGAPLSVELGPGLIEQFFDGVQRPLSMIEREAQSPYITRGIHVPALDRKKKWGFVPKVKNGEPVGPGDILGIVQETVLVEHRILVPNGVEGKVRSIKEGEYTVDDVIAEIEDERGNVHKVTMMQRWPVRFPKPVARRLKPEIPLLTGQRVVDMFFPIARGGTACVPGPFGSGKTVIQHQLAKWADAEIVVYVGCGERGNEMTDVLLEFPELQDPRSGQPLMKRTVLIANTSNMPVAAREASIYTAITIAEHYRDMGYSVALMADSTSRWAEALREISGRLEEMPGEEGYPAYLGTRLASFYERAGRSICLGKDEREGAISVIGAVSPPGGDLSEPVSQNTLRVTKVFWGLDASLAYQRHFPAINWLNSYSLYSDVLGEYWDEKYDGEWSMQRIEAMSLLEEESQLLEVVRLVGIDALSREERLVLETAKSIREDFLHQNAFHEVDTYASMDKQFKMLRNILTFHHAAKDALRRGADIKKLFELPVRENIARMRYVSEDKLDSLDQLEADIRSQINKIIPTGGDNYAA; this is encoded by the coding sequence ATGGGCGAGACGGCTCGTAAGCAGATAAAGGGATCTATCACGAGAATATCAGGGCCATTAGTGGTGGCAAGCGGCATGGCCGGCGCCTCGATGTACGATGTCGTTCAAGTAGGCGACCTGGGTTTGGTCGGGGAAATTATCGAGTTGAAAGGAGATAGCGCTTTCATTCAGGTTTACGAGGAAACATCAGGTTTGAAGCCAAAGGAACCTGTTATAAGCACCGGAGCTCCTTTAAGCGTCGAATTAGGCCCTGGACTTATAGAACAATTTTTCGATGGAGTACAAAGGCCTTTGAGCATGATAGAAAGGGAAGCACAAAGTCCATATATCACGAGGGGTATTCACGTACCTGCCCTCGATAGAAAGAAAAAGTGGGGGTTTGTCCCAAAAGTCAAAAACGGAGAACCCGTGGGCCCCGGAGATATACTGGGGATCGTTCAGGAAACTGTTCTCGTTGAACATCGCATATTGGTTCCCAATGGAGTTGAGGGCAAAGTCAGGTCCATTAAAGAGGGAGAATATACTGTTGACGATGTGATTGCCGAGATAGAAGATGAGCGGGGTAATGTGCATAAGGTTACAATGATGCAGCGCTGGCCCGTAAGATTTCCCAAGCCGGTAGCCCGAAGGTTAAAACCTGAAATACCGCTGCTCACAGGACAGCGCGTTGTAGATATGTTTTTTCCTATTGCCAGAGGAGGGACTGCATGCGTTCCAGGCCCATTCGGCAGCGGCAAGACGGTCATCCAGCATCAGCTTGCTAAGTGGGCAGACGCTGAGATTGTAGTGTATGTTGGATGTGGTGAGCGTGGCAATGAAATGACTGACGTTTTGCTGGAATTCCCCGAATTGCAGGATCCGAGATCCGGGCAACCTCTCATGAAGAGAACAGTCCTTATAGCAAATACTTCAAATATGCCTGTGGCCGCTCGGGAAGCCAGTATTTATACGGCCATCACAATAGCTGAGCATTATAGAGATATGGGATATTCAGTTGCCTTGATGGCAGATTCGACAAGCCGATGGGCAGAAGCTTTAAGAGAAATATCCGGTCGTTTGGAAGAAATGCCCGGCGAAGAAGGTTACCCTGCATACTTGGGGACAAGATTGGCATCTTTCTATGAGCGAGCCGGCAGAAGCATATGCTTGGGTAAAGATGAAAGGGAAGGTGCCATAAGCGTTATAGGTGCCGTTTCTCCTCCTGGCGGAGATCTTTCGGAACCCGTAAGTCAGAACACCTTGAGGGTTACAAAGGTATTCTGGGGATTGGATGCATCGTTGGCTTATCAGAGGCATTTCCCTGCCATAAACTGGCTAAACAGTTATTCTCTATATTCCGATGTGTTGGGAGAATACTGGGATGAAAAGTACGACGGCGAATGGAGCATGCAACGGATCGAAGCAATGTCTCTCCTGGAGGAAGAGTCACAATTGCTGGAAGTGGTGAGGTTGGTCGGCATTGACGCACTTTCTCGGGAGGAGCGCCTGGTTCTGGAAACAGCTAAATCGATAAGGGAAGATTTTTTGCATCAAAACGCTTTTCATGAGGTCGATACATATGCCTCCATGGATAAGCAGTTTAAGATGCTTCGCAATATCTTAACTTTTCATCATGCTGCGAAAGATGCATTGCGTCGAGGAGCAGACATAAAGAAACTTTTCGAACTTCCCGTTAGGGAAAATATAGCGAGGATGAGATATGTTTCTGAAGATAAGTTAGATTCCCTCGATCAACTTGAAGCTGATATTCGCTCTCAAATCAATAAGATAATACCAACGGGAGGCGACAATTATGCTGCCTAA
- a CDS encoding V-type ATP synthase subunit F: MQRRTHPIAAVGDYESVLPFQAIGLKQFVIDDPNDDKKFREILIDIINKQYAICLITEDIYEKFDSIIDELTRDNMLSVIPVPTLKYSTGFGSKQIKNWVEKAVGIDIFANK; the protein is encoded by the coding sequence ATGCAGCGTAGGACACATCCCATAGCAGCAGTGGGGGATTATGAAAGCGTTTTACCCTTCCAAGCGATAGGTTTAAAACAGTTTGTAATAGACGATCCGAATGACGATAAGAAATTTAGAGAAATATTGATTGATATCATTAATAAACAATACGCCATCTGTCTTATCACCGAAGATATATATGAGAAATTCGATAGTATTATCGATGAACTAACGCGGGACAACATGTTAAGCGTAATTCCGGTACCTACTTTAAAGTACTCTACAGGTTTTGGCTCAAAGCAGATTAAGAATTGGGTAGAGAAGGCAGTAGGTATTGATATTTTCGCAAATAAATAA
- a CDS encoding V-type ATPase subunit, producing the protein MINLGSVRQLEARSEYTYTVSRLRAMENRKIDTSAMQQMAEAESFESAWKLFIETCYGQWIAERGNNSSYDSLLEAELSYTYGELRKFVPDPQLVQLFQIPYDFHNLKVILKGMFAQREGGKSRWDLLVSMGSYPVDDMILAVESEDYRLLPHQLHRIIPSCVMIWEQTKNILEIEQLLDRHMFYIMRLIADELPYNGVKEYVRFRIDGENIRTMLRLKRMNVDASQMSNYLHSGGTYSTELLAQLYAEPKESWTRELAFGYMGRILDNVEEMDASRILPEIEKRSDVMISKYLNKYQYDPFASEQVLRFLWLKETEVKNLRIILVGKASGVEKDMIKGLLRHAA; encoded by the coding sequence ATGATAAATTTAGGGTCGGTGAGACAATTGGAAGCCAGAAGCGAGTACACCTATACCGTATCACGCTTGAGGGCGATGGAAAATAGAAAGATCGATACTTCGGCCATGCAACAAATGGCAGAGGCGGAGAGCTTTGAGTCTGCATGGAAATTGTTCATCGAGACGTGCTATGGGCAATGGATTGCTGAAAGGGGCAACAACTCTTCATACGATAGCTTATTGGAAGCAGAGCTTTCATACACCTATGGAGAGCTCAGAAAATTCGTTCCTGATCCACAGCTGGTTCAGCTTTTTCAAATCCCTTATGACTTCCATAATTTGAAGGTCATATTAAAGGGAATGTTTGCCCAGAGAGAGGGTGGTAAAAGTCGGTGGGATCTGTTGGTTTCCATGGGTTCATATCCGGTAGACGATATGATATTAGCCGTTGAAAGCGAAGATTACCGACTCCTTCCTCATCAGTTGCACAGGATAATTCCATCATGCGTAATGATATGGGAGCAGACGAAAAATATTCTAGAGATAGAACAACTTTTAGACAGACATATGTTTTATATAATGCGCTTGATAGCAGATGAGCTTCCTTATAACGGCGTAAAAGAATATGTTCGTTTTCGGATCGACGGGGAAAATATCAGAACGATGTTGCGGCTCAAGAGGATGAATGTCGATGCATCGCAGATGTCGAACTATCTTCATTCCGGCGGCACATATTCAACGGAACTTTTAGCACAGCTGTACGCCGAACCAAAGGAATCATGGACTAGGGAACTCGCCTTTGGTTATATGGGACGTATATTGGATAACGTCGAAGAAATGGATGCGTCGAGGATTTTGCCCGAAATTGAGAAACGGTCCGATGTGATGATCAGCAAATACTTAAACAAATATCAATACGATCCTTTTGCCTCTGAACAGGTTCTCCGCTTTCTCTGGCTAAAAGAGACAGAGGTTAAAAATTTGAGAATTATACTCGTGGGCAAGGCCAGCGGGGTAGAGAAAGATATGATAAAGGGGTTGTTGCGCCATGCAGCGTAG
- a CDS encoding V-type ATP synthase subunit E, which translates to MALADVKTKIEDDARKQADEILEKAKKQAEEIISKAQGEAQKIQEEWMQQAKEERENIFKRREIVANLDLGKIELSMKRSLIAETLTKARKKMNTLDPKKYASFVETVLKTAVKESEKSEGLIYVGEEEAIIDEEWVSNFNQKNDTKLSLADEKLPFRGGFILNVGDIDINCSFDMLIASIQDELELIIAGELFAD; encoded by the coding sequence ATGGCATTGGCTGATGTCAAGACAAAAATAGAAGATGATGCAAGAAAACAAGCTGACGAAATATTGGAGAAGGCTAAAAAACAAGCCGAAGAGATAATTTCAAAGGCTCAAGGGGAAGCTCAGAAAATACAGGAAGAATGGATGCAACAAGCGAAAGAAGAAAGAGAAAATATTTTTAAGAGAAGAGAAATTGTCGCGAACCTAGATCTAGGGAAGATTGAACTATCGATGAAAAGGTCGCTGATCGCAGAGACGCTGACTAAAGCCAGAAAAAAGATGAATACCCTTGACCCTAAGAAATATGCTTCATTCGTCGAAACGGTCTTGAAGACTGCCGTCAAAGAGTCGGAAAAATCCGAAGGGCTGATCTATGTCGGTGAAGAAGAGGCGATTATAGACGAAGAATGGGTATCTAATTTCAATCAGAAAAATGATACCAAATTGAGTTTAGCCGATGAAAAGCTACCTTTTAGAGGGGGTTTTATCCTAAATGTCGGCGATATCGATATAAACTGCTCCTTTGATATGCTAATAGCAAGCATCCAAGACGAGCTCGAATTGATAATTGCAGGGGAACTTTTCGCGGATTAG
- a CDS encoding V-type ATP synthase subunit K, with protein MEWGLALAILGAALAAGCAGSGSALGVGVAGESGAGVMTEDPGKFGLVLLLQALPGTQGIYGLLIGFFTIMQVGLLGGEPVAVSLEQGMAIFFACLPIAIVGYISGYSQGKTSAACIQLIAKRPEETGKAVILPAMVETYAVLALLMSIILLNGISL; from the coding sequence ATGGAATGGGGACTTGCATTAGCTATATTAGGTGCTGCATTGGCTGCGGGGTGTGCCGGTTCGGGTTCTGCTCTTGGTGTAGGTGTTGCCGGTGAATCGGGTGCTGGGGTCATGACAGAGGATCCCGGGAAGTTTGGTCTGGTTTTGTTACTTCAGGCACTGCCTGGAACTCAGGGAATATATGGTTTGCTGATAGGATTTTTTACCATCATGCAGGTTGGACTGCTTGGCGGTGAACCGGTTGCGGTTAGTTTGGAACAGGGGATGGCCATATTTTTTGCCTGTTTGCCAATCGCAATAGTCGGATATATTTCAGGATATTCGCAGGGCAAGACATCAGCTGCCTGCATTCAGCTTATTGCTAAGAGGCCTGAGGAAACAGGTAAAGCAGTTATATTGCCTGCGATGGTGGAGACTTATGCCGTTTTAGCTCTTTTGATGAGCATCATATTGCTGAACGGCATTAGCTTATAG
- a CDS encoding V-type ATP synthase subunit I, which translates to MAITKFCKLDLVVHESVREEVMSELQRLGCCEVITTERAEEDQWRPESIKSLDEKLSDARFAIRFLEPYYQGEGSKIARMLGNKPKVSLDEISRLEESFDIVQYAAKLREVEKKLSEIRAELSRLRNIEGIVAKVVDFQLPLSLITKGTDYVTGIMAAIPVEQTGVFKSLLEGSINPDEGDFFISTPKEKDKEVYLIALFVREKKEEIRNLLTSNGASIIELDPRLLGTPVEELENMAETKKELIAEEEKLFASISDEAKKNFMCLQQLHDYYDLIKRRLEAIGSGLSTEHATWNKMWVPRIAIDRIQSVLSSYDSLVHMEISDPEEEDEPPVYLVSRKWASPFEPLTKLYGLPEYNGIDPTPFFAPFYFLFFGMCLGDAGYGALLALIFLYTIKKYCPRKDAFKFFTLFVLVGISSVLVGVLTGSLFGDMIDAFPILTSLRDIKNSLKITDVMYNPMPFLGFSLFIGFVQIIFGLFIAFFDNLRKKDYIGAIGDQGGWITFLLGLALYILVRAGMLSPSLSSPSAIAAIAGACILVATQGREKKNIFSKLFSGIMSLYSITSYLGDVLSYSRLLALGLATSAIAMIINTLTLQLFHIPYIGWLLGIILFAGGHIFSIAVNVLGAFVHSLRLQYVEFFSKFYKAGGRAFDPFDMNARYVDIAESYDLDHLIHVKASS; encoded by the coding sequence ATGGCAATAACTAAGTTTTGCAAGCTCGATCTCGTCGTTCATGAGTCCGTAAGAGAAGAGGTTATGAGCGAACTTCAGCGTCTCGGGTGCTGTGAGGTAATTACTACAGAGCGAGCCGAAGAAGATCAATGGCGGCCCGAAAGCATTAAATCTCTCGACGAAAAGCTGTCTGACGCAAGATTTGCTATAAGATTTCTCGAGCCTTACTATCAGGGAGAGGGAAGCAAGATAGCCAGAATGCTTGGAAACAAGCCTAAGGTATCACTTGACGAAATATCGAGGCTGGAAGAGAGTTTTGACATTGTTCAATATGCGGCTAAGTTGAGAGAGGTCGAAAAGAAATTATCTGAAATAAGGGCAGAACTTTCCAGGCTCAGAAACATTGAAGGAATAGTAGCAAAAGTCGTCGATTTTCAACTTCCTCTTTCGTTGATAACAAAGGGAACGGACTACGTAACCGGCATAATGGCTGCTATACCGGTCGAACAAACTGGGGTGTTTAAATCGTTGCTGGAAGGTTCGATCAATCCGGACGAAGGGGATTTCTTCATATCTACCCCTAAAGAAAAGGACAAGGAGGTATATCTGATTGCCCTTTTCGTAAGGGAAAAAAAGGAAGAAATCAGAAATTTGTTGACGTCTAACGGAGCTTCAATAATAGAGCTCGATCCCAGATTGCTTGGAACGCCAGTTGAAGAGCTTGAAAACATGGCAGAGACAAAGAAGGAACTCATCGCTGAAGAAGAAAAACTATTTGCGTCAATCTCCGATGAAGCTAAAAAGAATTTCATGTGCCTCCAGCAACTCCACGATTATTATGATTTAATTAAACGAAGGCTTGAAGCTATTGGTTCCGGGCTTTCGACGGAACATGCCACTTGGAATAAGATGTGGGTTCCAAGGATTGCGATCGATCGCATACAGTCTGTATTGTCTTCCTACGACTCATTAGTTCACATGGAAATTTCGGATCCGGAGGAAGAGGATGAACCGCCTGTATATCTAGTCTCAAGGAAATGGGCATCTCCCTTTGAGCCATTGACAAAACTTTACGGATTACCAGAGTACAATGGTATCGATCCAACACCATTTTTTGCTCCCTTTTATTTTTTATTTTTCGGCATGTGTTTAGGGGATGCAGGATATGGCGCCCTCTTAGCCTTGATCTTTTTGTATACTATTAAGAAGTATTGCCCCCGTAAAGATGCCTTTAAATTCTTTACTTTGTTTGTTCTGGTAGGAATTTCATCGGTACTTGTGGGTGTTTTGACCGGCTCGCTGTTCGGGGATATGATCGATGCATTTCCCATATTAACATCACTTCGAGATATCAAAAATTCATTAAAGATCACTGACGTAATGTACAATCCCATGCCTTTCCTCGGTTTTTCTCTGTTCATTGGTTTCGTACAAATAATCTTCGGGCTCTTCATCGCCTTTTTCGATAATCTTCGAAAGAAGGATTACATCGGAGCGATAGGGGACCAAGGTGGTTGGATAACTTTCCTTCTGGGTTTGGCTCTCTATATACTCGTTCGTGCTGGAATGTTGTCGCCTTCGCTTTCTTCTCCCAGCGCAATAGCAGCGATTGCAGGAGCCTGTATACTGGTTGCAACTCAGGGAAGGGAAAAGAAAAATATCTTTTCCAAATTGTTTTCCGGTATCATGAGCCTATATTCCATAACATCGTACTTAGGTGACGTGTTAAGTTACAGCAGGCTCTTAGCGCTTGGTTTAGCCACGTCAGCCATAGCGATGATCATCAATACATTGACGTTGCAGCTATTTCATATTCCCTACATAGGCTGGCTATTGGGGATAATTTTGTTCGCAGGCGGACATATATTTAGCATAGCTGTTAACGTTTTAGGGGCATTTGTCCATTCCTTGCGTCTCCAATACGTCGAATTCTTCAGCAAATTTTACAAAGCCGGAGGAAGAGCATTCGATCCATTTGATATGAATGCACGTTATGTTGACATTGCAGAAAGCTATGATTTAGATCATTTAATTCACGTAAAAGCTTCCAGTTAG
- a CDS encoding MoaD/ThiS family protein, which produces MRVRYKNEVLDFKETMSVNKLLKKMALNKGEVVVIRNGAIVTEDEMLNPDDEVRIIDTVSGG; this is translated from the coding sequence GTGAGAGTTCGCTACAAAAATGAAGTGCTTGATTTTAAAGAGACGATGTCAGTAAATAAACTTTTAAAAAAAATGGCTTTAAATAAAGGCGAGGTGGTCGTCATAAGAAATGGAGCGATCGTCACCGAGGATGAGATGCTCAATCCCGACGACGAAGTCCGGATCATCGATACCGTCAGCGGAGGTTAA
- a CDS encoding ATP-binding protein has translation MKCRICREKAIIGLPQHNLALCADHFDNWMLKRAAKAIDEFKMFTKDSKILVAVSGGKDSLALWDILTRLGYNAHGLYINLGIKENDYSDESEELSRTFANRIGKKLQVVNVKELHGMSIPDKAYSKKRKTCSVCGVTKRYYMNKTAREGNFDVIATGHNLDDQAAALLGNFLYWKFDYLAKGAPYSPPLRKGEFAKAKPLILCTEKENTVYCLLQRIDYIQKECPYSKGATFLRWKHILNEIEENSPGAKQAFYLGYVKHIDIFKVQNEDMPDSRCKICDTPSWNEVCSFCALWDLNKK, from the coding sequence ATGAAGTGCAGAATTTGCCGTGAAAAGGCCATTATAGGCTTGCCTCAACATAATTTGGCCCTATGTGCCGATCACTTCGACAATTGGATGTTGAAACGAGCCGCCAAAGCTATAGATGAATTCAAGATGTTTACCAAAGACAGCAAGATATTGGTAGCCGTATCGGGCGGCAAGGATAGTTTGGCGCTTTGGGATATACTCACTCGCCTCGGCTACAATGCTCATGGTTTGTACATAAATTTAGGCATAAAAGAAAATGATTACTCCGATGAAAGCGAAGAGCTCTCGAGAACATTTGCAAATCGTATCGGGAAAAAGCTACAAGTCGTAAACGTCAAAGAGCTTCATGGCATGTCAATTCCCGATAAGGCGTATTCAAAAAAGCGCAAGACCTGCTCAGTATGCGGAGTAACGAAGAGGTATTACATGAACAAAACGGCCAGAGAGGGAAATTTTGACGTAATAGCCACAGGACACAATTTGGATGATCAGGCGGCTGCCCTACTTGGAAACTTTCTTTACTGGAAGTTCGATTATCTGGCCAAAGGAGCGCCTTACTCTCCTCCCCTTCGGAAGGGCGAATTTGCTAAGGCTAAACCGTTGATTCTTTGTACGGAGAAGGAAAATACCGTATATTGCTTGCTTCAGAGGATTGATTATATTCAGAAGGAGTGTCCCTATTCCAAAGGAGCCACGTTCTTGCGCTGGAAACACATTCTAAATGAGATCGAAGAAAACTCTCCAGGTGCAAAACAAGCTTTTTACCTCGGATATGTCAAACACATAGATATCTTTAAAGTCCAGAATGAGGACATGCCTGACTCCCGCTGCAAGATCTGTGACACTCCTTCTTGGAATGAAGTCTGTTCTTTCTGCGCCTTATGGGATTTGAACAAAAAATAA
- a CDS encoding Rqc2 family fibronectin-binding protein translates to MHYGPEMTHGWVLDINERFANKKLYRCEAGPEWLALQLGHNGDWLWLSWDSRCCGMALIDRHELKILKDLKDKTHPIFGVVKSHIVGGLLVRAFQLNRDRVLVLEFSRPLGAGVDVSRFIVFEATGRQANLIILDDKEKVIETAKHVHPEINRYRSVLPGLPYVSPPPFNGPDIENFSKEDMTNLKRYRGIGATLAGILSKEWENKCVDFEPYLQRLYFLPLSELICQDIDGYLTVFPIILDKALKCDETPLLFSRKILFQFFDREREVMLQQIHKILDSDRRRLSDKIRGLSNLISMVEKAEKWNHYGTLLLSYAHEVRKGSSSVKLRSWDERFGTVEIELDPKLSPIENAKRYFNLAKKYHRDQERLQRKLETLQASLRELDEYRDFVSILTDISDIKKILDDFTFNGTGTEDSKRKKRYIPPHKRFDLKGGYIVYVGLNAKANRYVTFEVASSEDIWFHAKEVSGSHVILKLSGKGANDRLIEFTASLAAYYSKAKNTSYHIVDYTLRKYVKALPKSGPGHVTYTNFSSIRVSPNLWIELLKELS, encoded by the coding sequence GTGCACTACGGACCGGAGATGACCCATGGTTGGGTTTTGGATATAAACGAGCGATTCGCAAACAAAAAACTTTACCGTTGCGAAGCCGGACCTGAATGGTTGGCATTACAGCTTGGGCATAACGGCGACTGGCTTTGGTTGAGTTGGGATAGTCGCTGTTGCGGGATGGCATTGATCGATAGACATGAATTGAAAATTTTAAAGGACCTCAAAGACAAAACTCACCCTATTTTTGGAGTCGTCAAAAGCCATATTGTCGGTGGCTTGTTGGTTCGTGCCTTTCAATTGAACAGAGATCGTGTATTAGTGTTGGAATTTTCAAGACCACTGGGAGCCGGAGTTGACGTTTCCCGCTTTATCGTATTTGAAGCAACGGGAAGACAGGCTAACTTGATTATTTTAGATGACAAGGAAAAAGTCATAGAGACCGCAAAACACGTTCACCCCGAAATAAACAGGTATAGATCCGTGCTTCCCGGGCTGCCTTATGTATCTCCTCCGCCTTTCAACGGTCCTGACATTGAAAACTTCAGCAAAGAGGATATGACGAACTTAAAGAGGTACCGAGGCATTGGAGCCACTTTGGCCGGAATTTTGTCAAAGGAATGGGAAAATAAGTGCGTCGATTTTGAACCCTATTTGCAGAGGCTTTACTTTCTCCCCTTAAGTGAATTAATTTGCCAGGATATAGACGGCTATTTGACCGTTTTTCCGATTATTTTGGACAAAGCCTTGAAGTGCGACGAAACCCCCCTCCTTTTTTCCAGGAAGATCCTTTTTCAGTTTTTCGATCGGGAGAGAGAGGTTATGCTCCAACAAATACACAAAATCCTTGATTCCGATAGGCGGAGGTTATCGGATAAAATTAGAGGGTTATCGAACCTCATTTCCATGGTCGAGAAAGCAGAAAAATGGAATCACTACGGCACCCTGCTGTTATCCTATGCTCATGAGGTCCGCAAGGGATCTTCTTCGGTTAAATTAAGGAGTTGGGACGAACGCTTCGGAACGGTTGAAATAGAACTTGATCCGAAACTATCACCTATTGAAAACGCAAAAAGATACTTTAACCTTGCCAAAAAGTATCATAGAGATCAAGAAAGGCTTCAAAGGAAACTGGAGACCTTACAGGCTTCCTTAAGGGAACTCGACGAATATCGTGATTTTGTCTCAATTTTAACCGACATTAGCGATATAAAAAAGATATTGGATGATTTTACATTTAATGGCACCGGCACTGAGGACTCAAAAAGAAAGAAAAGATACATCCCCCCTCATAAGAGGTTTGACCTCAAGGGAGGTTATATCGTTTATGTCGGATTAAACGCAAAGGCAAACAGATATGTTACATTTGAAGTAGCTTCGTCGGAGGACATTTGGTTTCATGCCAAGGAAGTTTCAGGATCACATGTAATTTTAAAATTATCTGGGAAAGGGGCAAATGACAGATTAATCGAATTCACCGCTTCGTTGGCAGCCTATTACAGCAAGGCTAAAAATACATCCTATCATATTGTTGACTACACTCTAAGAAAGTACGTGAAGGCATTGCCGAAATCAGGCCCCGGACATGTCACCTATACCAACTTTTCTTCGATTCGAGTTTCGCCTAATTTGTGGATCGAGCTCCTAAAAGAGCTTTCTTGA
- a CDS encoding RluA family pseudouridine synthase, with the protein MAEKVEVVVSDEFIGERLDVAVSKITARSRSQIQRALREAGFKPSMKVREAMNLELSFHDEKKEATLEPEPVNFEVLYEDADIIVIDKPAPLVVHPAVGHWYGTLVHGLVYRYPELADSDMRRPGIVHRLDAGTSGLMVIARNLFSKQKLTDAFKARSVKKEYLTLVYGHLNKEKGTIASPIGRHPKNRLKMAVVSGGREAVTEYEVLWSNDKFSFLRCTIHTGRTHQIRVHLKDMGCPIVGDRLYGCNLKAEWVPKDRFFLHAWKLAFPHPGNGRIMTFRSFLPLELKKALLGARSTN; encoded by the coding sequence ATGGCTGAGAAAGTTGAAGTCGTCGTTTCGGATGAATTTATAGGTGAAAGACTCGACGTTGCAGTATCCAAAATAACAGCCCGATCTCGAAGCCAAATTCAAAGAGCTCTGCGGGAAGCGGGTTTTAAGCCATCGATGAAAGTAAGAGAGGCCATGAACCTCGAGCTAAGCTTTCATGATGAAAAGAAGGAGGCAACGCTCGAGCCTGAACCTGTAAATTTTGAAGTGCTCTACGAGGATGCCGATATCATAGTTATAGATAAGCCTGCTCCCCTTGTCGTTCATCCTGCTGTTGGTCACTGGTACGGCACCTTGGTACACGGGCTTGTATATCGATACCCTGAGCTTGCTGATTCGGATATGAGAAGACCTGGTATAGTCCATCGCCTGGATGCCGGAACATCGGGACTAATGGTAATAGCCAGAAACCTTTTCTCGAAACAGAAACTTACAGATGCCTTTAAAGCGCGCTCTGTGAAAAAAGAATATCTAACCTTAGTATATGGGCATCTCAATAAAGAAAAGGGAACCATCGCAAGTCCCATAGGCAGACATCCGAAGAACCGACTGAAGATGGCTGTCGTATCTGGAGGCAGGGAGGCTGTCACAGAATATGAGGTTCTTTGGAGTAACGATAAATTTTCTTTCTTACGCTGCACGATCCATACCGGCAGGACTCACCAGATAAGGGTTCATTTAAAGGATATGGGATGTCCCATCGTTGGAGACAGGCTTTACGGATGCAATTTGAAAGCAGAATGGGTTCCCAAGGATCGTTTCTTTCTCCATGCATGGAAGCTTGCTTTTCCGCATCCTGGGAATGGCAGGATAATGACTTTTAGGTCCTTCTTGCCCTTGGAACTCAAGAAAGCTCTTTTAGGAGCTCGATCCACAAATTAG
- a CDS encoding TraR/DksA family transcriptional regulator has protein sequence MDNYCEDMKKKLIQKKEELGKVVESLLLEATDINVGELSTLDTNHLVDTAMDMLDREQITGKLESIKAMIADIDHALAKLEKKSDKFGLCERCGNVIENERLQAMPWSRYCITCKSNMDKRR, from the coding sequence ATGGACAATTACTGTGAGGACATGAAAAAGAAATTAATTCAGAAGAAGGAAGAGCTTGGCAAAGTGGTGGAATCGCTGCTACTTGAGGCGACGGATATCAATGTTGGTGAATTATCGACGCTGGATACAAATCACCTAGTTGATACTGCTATGGACATGCTCGACCGTGAGCAAATAACCGGGAAATTGGAGAGTATAAAGGCAATGATTGCCGATATAGACCATGCTCTTGCCAAGCTCGAAAAAAAGAGCGATAAGTTTGGATTATGCGAACGATGCGGTAACGTAATAGAAAATGAACGGCTACAGGCTATGCCGTGGTCTCGCTATTGCATAACCTGTAAAAGCAATATGGATAAACGGAGATGA